Part of the Acidobacteriota bacterium genome is shown below.
GGCCCCGACATCGACCCGGCCCTTTGAGCGGAAGCTGACGCGGTACGTGCCGTCTCCAGCCTGCTTGAAGAACGCGACGGCCTGAATGCGCTTCACGCTCAACGGAAGATTGATCAGTCCGTCGGTGTCCGCCGGTATCGCTCCGGCCGCCGCCAGCGTGGCATCGTCGACGTGCAGCAGGGCAAGGCGTCCGGATGCCTGCAGATCGAGCGACCTCAGCAGCGCGCCCTGCAGGCGCAGCCGGCCCAGCGTGTTGCTGTCGTACAGCCGCTCGGCAGTCAGGACCGGATCCGCACCGGCGGCGACCAGCCGGCCGGACATCGCGAAGGTCCGCGGCGAGACGCCCGGATAGCGGAAGGATCCCGTGTCCGTCACGATGGCGAGGAACAACTGCGTGGCCATCTCGGCGGTCAGCGGGGCACCCAGTGCGTCGATCAGCTCGAACACCATTTCGCCGACGGCCGCGTAGGTGGTATCGAACCAGCGCGTATCCCCGTAGCCAGAGTTGCCCTGGTGATGGTCGACGTTGATGACGACGCAGTGATCAAGCCCGCTGAGCCCGGTGCGCGAGAGATCGCCGCATTCGAGTACGACCAGCGCCTCGGTACCTGCCGGCACCGCCTCAGCCACCACGATGTCCGAGACTCCAGGGAACTCGGCCAGTGGCACCGGCACCGGGTCGTGGTTGATGACGCAGGCGTCCTTGTCGACGGCCCGCAGGGCGCTGGCCAGCGCGAGCGCCGATCCGATGGAATCACCATCGGGCCTCACGTGCGACGTGACCACGATCCGTTGATACCGGCGCAGTTGGTCACAGACGTCGCGACAGGGGGTGGCACTACTGCTCATGCGGGGGCTCGTCCTCTCGGGTCTCGGGTTCCCGGCTGGCTTCTTCCTCGTGAATCTGCTGGATCAGCTTCTCGATCCGGTCGTGCTGCTCGACCGACTGATCGAACCGGAACTCGATCTCCGGCATGCGGCGAAGCGTCAGCCGGCCCGCCAACTGATGCCTGACAAACGGCGTGGCCCGCTGGAGCGCCTTGGCCGTGTCCGCCCGCGCGGTCCCGCTGGTCATCGTCGTGTAGAACACGCGGGCGATCTGCAGATCAGCGGTCACCTGGACCTTGGTGATCGTGATGAGGCCGACCTTGGGATCATGCACTTCGCGGGCGACAATCTCGCTCGTTTCCGCGCGGATCTGGTCAGCGAGCCGATCGGGTCGAAATCCCTGGGCCATGCGGGTGTCTCGGGGGTCAGCGCGCCGGCACCGCTCGTCTACGCGGTCGCCAGCGGCGAGATCTTCTCAATCATGTAGACTTCGATCACGTCGCCGACCTTGATGTCGTTGAAGCGCTCGAAGCCGATTCCGCATTCGGCTCCCGACTTCACCTCGCTGACATCGTCCTTGAACCGGCGCAGCGATCCGATCTTGCCGTCGTGGACGACGACGTGATCGCGCACGAGGCGTGACTGCAAGTCTCCCGTGCGCGCCACGCGGCCCTCGACGACCATGCATCCCGCGATGGTGCCGAACTTGGGCACCTTGAACGTCTCGCGCACTTCGGCCGACCCGATGCGAACCTCGCGGAACGTCGGCTCGAGCAGACCCAGCATCGCTTTCTTGATCTCGTCGGTCACGTGATAAATGACCGAGTGCTGCCGGATCTCGACGGTTTCGCGCTCGGCCAGGTCGGCCGCGTTGCGGTCCGGCCTCACGTTGAAGCCGATGATGATGGCGTTGGAGGCCGCCGCCAGCAGCACGTCCGACTCGTTGATGGCGCCAGCTCCCGAGTGGATGATGCGGACCTTCACCTTGTCGTCGGACAGCTTGCCGAGCGTGTCTGACAGCACTTCGGCAGAGCCCTGCACGTCGGCCTTGACGACGATGGGGAGCTCCTTGATCGCCCCGTCGACGATCTGCTGCTTGAGCGATTCGAGCGTCAAACGCGACGACTTGGCGCCGAGGGCGCGATCCTTGGCCTGCGTCTGCCTGAAGGTCACCACCTGGCGCGCCTTGGCCTGATCCGCGATGACCTGGAACGTGTCGCCCGGCTGGGGCAATGCCGTCAGGCCCAGCACTTCAACAGGCGAGGACGGCCCGACCAGCTTGATCGGATGCCCGCGGTCGTCGAACAGCGCGCGGACCTTGCCGATGACCGAACCCGCAATCACCGTGTCACCCACCCGCAGGGTGCCGTTCTGGATGAGGACCGTGGCCACCGGGCCGCGGCCCTTGTCCAGCTTGGCTTCGAGCACCGCACCCTGGCCCGGGGCCTTGGGGTTGGCCTTCAGCTCCCCGATGTCGGTCACCAGCAGGATCATTTCCAGCAGCAGATCGATGTTCTGCCGCTTCTTGGCGGAGACCGGCACGGTGACGGTCTTTCCTCCCCACTGTTCGGGCATCAGGCCCAGGTCGGCCAGATCCTTCATCACCCGATCCGGGTTGGCGTCGGGCTTGTCGATCTTGTTGATGGCCACGATGATCGGCACGCCCGCCGCACGCGCGTGGTCGATGGCCTCGCGCGTCTGCGGCATGACGCCGTCGTCGGCGGCCACAACGAGGATGACGATATCGGTGACGCGGGCGCCGCGCGCTCGCATCAGGGTGAAGGCCTCGTGGCCCGGCGTGTCGAGGAACACCACCGGCCGGTTATTGACCACGACCTGGTAGGCGCCGATGTGCTGGGTGATACCGCCGGCCTCGCCCTCGGCGACTTTCGTCTCGCGGATTGCGTCCAGCAGCGTCGTCTTGCCATGGTCGACGTGGCCCATGACCGTCACCACCGGGGCGCGCGTCACCTGATCTTCGGGCTGGCTGTCCTCGGTGCTGACCTCGAGGACTTCTTCCTCGAAGCTGCGCATCTTGACCTCGGCGCCGGATTCGCGCGCCAGCGACGTCGCCATCTCGGTGTCGAGCGTCGTGTTGATGGTGACCATGATGCGCCGGTCGAGCAGTTTCTTGAGGATCTCCTTGGCGCGGATATCGAGCTTGTCGCTGAGATCCTTGACCGTCATCCCTTCGGCCAGGGTGATCGTGCGGGTTACTGGCGGCGGCGTCGACTCGATCGCTGCGGTCGGAGTCGACGTGTCCCGGCTGGGGCCGCGCCGGGCCATGCGTCCCCCTGGGCGTCCCATCGGTCGCCGCGGAGCCGGCCGGCCAACCACTGGCCTCGGAGGCGCCGTCGGCGCCCCAGGCCGCGCGCCGCCACTGGGCATGCCCGGCTGCTGCGTGCGCAGCGGCTGCGACGGCAGGGGCCGTGGGCCTCCCGTCACCGGCTGTCGGGTGCTGTACGGCGGTCTCACGGCCGGTCTGTCGGTTGTCGCCGCCCCTGGACGGGCGGCCATCGGGGCCTTCGGCGCGGCCGAAGGCGCAGGCGATTTCGCCGCTGGCGTCGCCGCGGTGCCTGTGGCCGCCGCAGGGCGTACTGGCAGCCGGGGCGGAAGCGGACGAGCGACGGGCTGAAGCGGAACGTGCTTGCGCGGTTCCTCGACCCTCAGTCGCAACGTGGACGGCACAAAACGGCCGACGGCCGGAGCCGGCGGCGGAACGGCTGGAGCAACGGGTTCCTCGACCACTGCGAGAACCGGCGCGTCTTCCTCGACAGGCTCGGCAGCGACCGGCGCAGGTTCCGGCTCGGCGGCCTGCACAGATTCGGACGCCGGTGCCTCATGGACCGGAACTGGCTCATGGACTGGCAAAGGTTCCAGGACGATCGGTTCGGGCTCGACCTCTGGCGCCGCAACAGGCTCGTACTCGACCACCGCCTCCGCTTCCGGCTCGACCGGCGCTTCGACCGGGTGCGGAACCTTGACGGTCTTCACCAGACGCGGCGGCGGCATCGACGGCTTCGGCGGTGGCGGCGGCGGCTCGACCTTCTTTGCCGTCCCGCCCTTCTTCACCTTGGACGCGGCGCCCTCGGCGAAGATGTCACCCTTTGGCAGCGTGATCCCCCGCGTGCGCGCCAGGCGCGACACGAACTGGTGGGCAACGATCTCTTCGACCGTGCTCGACGCACTCTTGAGCTCGATGCCGTGATCGCGCTTGAGCAGTGCGACGATTTCCTGGCTCGTGGTGCCGAGCAACTCCGCGATCTTGTAGATC
Proteins encoded:
- a CDS encoding bifunctional oligoribonuclease/PAP phosphatase NrnA, which gives rise to MSSSATPCRDVCDQLRRYQRIVVTSHVRPDGDSIGSALALASALRAVDKDACVINHDPVPVPLAEFPGVSDIVVAEAVPAGTEALVVLECGDLSRTGLSGLDHCVVINVDHHQGNSGYGDTRWFDTTYAAVGEMVFELIDALGAPLTAEMATQLFLAIVTDTGSFRYPGVSPRTFAMSGRLVAAGADPVLTAERLYDSNTLGRLRLQGALLRSLDLQASGRLALLHVDDATLAAAGAIPADTDGLINLPLSVKRIQAVAFFKQAGDGTYRVSFRSKGRVDVGAVARSFAGGGHRNAAGCTIAGDLPHVRETVLARLVPELAPLPAAEPGQ
- the rbfA gene encoding 30S ribosome-binding factor RbfA, producing MAQGFRPDRLADQIRAETSEIVAREVHDPKVGLITITKVQVTADLQIARVFYTTMTSGTARADTAKALQRATPFVRHQLAGRLTLRRMPEIEFRFDQSVEQHDRIEKLIQQIHEEEASREPETREDEPPHEQ
- the infB gene encoding translation initiation factor IF-2, giving the protein MSTVRIYKIAELLGTTSQEIVALLKRDHGIELKSASSTVEEIVAHQFVSRLARTRGITLPKGDIFAEGAASKVKKGGTAKKVEPPPPPPKPSMPPPRLVKTVKVPHPVEAPVEPEAEAVVEYEPVAAPEVEPEPIVLEPLPVHEPVPVHEAPASESVQAAEPEPAPVAAEPVEEDAPVLAVVEEPVAPAVPPPAPAVGRFVPSTLRLRVEEPRKHVPLQPVARPLPPRLPVRPAAATGTAATPAAKSPAPSAAPKAPMAARPGAATTDRPAVRPPYSTRQPVTGGPRPLPSQPLRTQQPGMPSGGARPGAPTAPPRPVVGRPAPRRPMGRPGGRMARRGPSRDTSTPTAAIESTPPPVTRTITLAEGMTVKDLSDKLDIRAKEILKKLLDRRIMVTINTTLDTEMATSLARESGAEVKMRSFEEEVLEVSTEDSQPEDQVTRAPVVTVMGHVDHGKTTLLDAIRETKVAEGEAGGITQHIGAYQVVVNNRPVVFLDTPGHEAFTLMRARGARVTDIVILVVAADDGVMPQTREAIDHARAAGVPIIVAINKIDKPDANPDRVMKDLADLGLMPEQWGGKTVTVPVSAKKRQNIDLLLEMILLVTDIGELKANPKAPGQGAVLEAKLDKGRGPVATVLIQNGTLRVGDTVIAGSVIGKVRALFDDRGHPIKLVGPSSPVEVLGLTALPQPGDTFQVIADQAKARQVVTFRQTQAKDRALGAKSSRLTLESLKQQIVDGAIKELPIVVKADVQGSAEVLSDTLGKLSDDKVKVRIIHSGAGAINESDVLLAAASNAIIIGFNVRPDRNAADLAERETVEIRQHSVIYHVTDEIKKAMLGLLEPTFREVRIGSAEVRETFKVPKFGTIAGCMVVEGRVARTGDLQSRLVRDHVVVHDGKIGSLRRFKDDVSEVKSGAECGIGFERFNDIKVGDVIEVYMIEKISPLATA